In Melospiza melodia melodia isolate bMelMel2 chromosome 20, bMelMel2.pri, whole genome shotgun sequence, a single genomic region encodes these proteins:
- the RAB35 gene encoding ras-related protein Rab-35, whose amino-acid sequence MARDYDHLFKLLIIGDSGVGKSSLLLRFADNTFSGSYITTIGVDFKIRTVEINGEKVKLQIWDTAGQERFRTITSTYYRGTHGVIVVYDVTSAESFVNVKRWLHEINQNCDDVCRILVGNKNDDPDRKVVETEDAYKFAGQMEIQLFETSAKENINVEEMFNCITELVLRAKKENLAKQQQQQQNDVVKLTKNSKRKKRCC is encoded by the exons ATGGCCCGGGACTACGACCACCTCTTCAAGCTGCTCATCATCGGCGACAGCG GTGTGGGCAAGAGCAGTTTGCTGTTACGTTTTGCAGATAATACCTTCTCAG GCAGCTACATCACCACCATTGGGGTGGATTTTAAAATCCGGACAGTTGAGATCAATGGAGAGAAGGTGAAACTCCAGATCTGGGACACAGCTGGCCAAGAACGCTTCCGGACTATTACATCAAC GTATTACAGAGGAACACACGGGGTCATCGTTGTCTACGACGTAACGAGCGCAGAATCTTTTGTGAATGTAAAACGGTGGTTGCATGAAATTAATCAAAACTGTGATGATGTCTGCAGGATACTTG tGGGCAATAAGAATGATGACCCAGACCGAAAAGTGGTAGAAACAGAAGATGCCTATAAATTTGCTGGGCAGATGGAGATCCAATTGTTTGAGACCAGCGCCAAAGAAAATATTAATGTGGAAGAG ATGTTTAATTGCATTACAGAGCTTGTCCTGCGAGCAAAGAAAGAGAACTTAGcaaagcagcaacagcagcaacagAACGATGTGGTGAAGCTAACGAAGAACAGTAAAAGGAAGAAGCGGTGCTGCTAA